The Microbacterium paraoxydans genome includes a window with the following:
- the mgrA gene encoding L-glyceraldehyde 3-phosphate reductase, with protein sequence MTDSPRFRPDVPELHRPYAADEGRYGRFAYRQVGASGLYLPPISLGLWWNFGDNIPLDNQRALLRHAFDNGITHFDLANNYGPPYGSAEKNFGRIFAEDLRPYRDELIISSKAGWDMWPGPYGDYASRKYILASAEQSLTRMGLDYVDIFYSHRVDPVTPIAETIGALDTLVRQGKALYVGISSYSAERTAEAVAVAKELGTPLVIHQPAYSILNRWIEDGLTQTLEESGLGAIAFTPLAQGLLTDKYLGDGTAERAQQRGSLPNGKLSEDAVQTLRALNEVAQGRGQSLAQLALQWTLRTPVVASALIGASRTEQLDENLAALDGPAFTDEELRRIDELAGAIDVNLWATSSDL encoded by the coding sequence GTGACCGACTCCCCCCGCTTCCGCCCCGACGTCCCCGAACTGCACCGTCCGTACGCCGCCGACGAGGGCCGCTACGGACGGTTCGCCTACCGTCAGGTGGGCGCCTCCGGCCTCTACCTGCCCCCGATCTCGCTGGGCCTCTGGTGGAACTTCGGCGACAACATCCCGCTCGACAACCAGCGGGCGCTCCTGCGTCACGCGTTCGACAACGGGATCACGCACTTCGACCTGGCGAACAACTACGGCCCGCCGTACGGCTCGGCCGAGAAGAACTTCGGCCGCATCTTCGCGGAGGACCTACGTCCGTACCGCGACGAGCTGATCATCTCGTCGAAGGCCGGCTGGGACATGTGGCCCGGACCGTACGGCGACTACGCGAGCCGGAAGTACATCCTCGCCAGCGCCGAGCAGTCGCTCACCCGCATGGGGCTGGACTACGTCGACATCTTCTACTCCCACCGTGTCGATCCGGTCACCCCGATCGCCGAGACCATCGGCGCGCTCGACACCCTCGTCCGCCAGGGCAAGGCGCTGTACGTCGGCATCTCCTCGTACAGCGCGGAGCGCACGGCCGAGGCCGTCGCCGTGGCGAAGGAGCTGGGGACGCCCCTGGTCATCCACCAGCCCGCGTACTCGATCCTCAACCGCTGGATCGAGGACGGCCTCACGCAGACCCTGGAGGAGTCGGGCCTCGGCGCCATCGCCTTCACCCCGCTCGCCCAGGGGCTGCTCACCGACAAGTACCTCGGCGACGGCACGGCCGAGCGCGCACAGCAGCGCGGTTCGCTGCCGAACGGCAAGCTGTCCGAGGACGCGGTCCAGACCCTCCGGGCGCTGAACGAGGTCGCGCAGGGCCGGGGGCAGTCGCTCGCGCAGCTCGCGCTGCAGTGGACGCTGCGCACCCCGGTCGTCGCCTCGGCGCTCATCGGCGCCTCCCGGACGGAGCAGCTCGACGAGAACCTCGCCGCCCTCGACGGTCCCGCGTTCACCGACGAGGAGCTCCGCCGCATCGACGAGCTCGCGGGCGCCATCGACGTGAACCTGTGGGCGACCTCCTCGGACCTGTGA
- a CDS encoding TatD family hydrolase has product MAETYVRERSGDGRKDRTYPAAPEPLAVPVYDNHAHLEIADGDQPMSLKTQLDRAEAVGVIGVVQASGDIESSRWAVEAAASDPRVLAAVAIHPNDAPTYAEEGRLDEALAVIDELAAHPRTRAIGETGLDFFRTEPERRAPQFASFEAHIALAKKHGIAMQIHDRDAHEAVLETLTRVGAPERTVFHCFSGDEAMARVCADAGYYLSFAGNVTFKNAQNLRDALKVTPLDRLLVETDAPFLTPVPLRGRPNAPYLVPLTVRFLAAELDLDVDELSAQLAENTLRVYGSFAG; this is encoded by the coding sequence ATGGCGGAGACCTACGTGCGCGAGCGCTCGGGCGACGGGCGCAAGGACCGGACCTATCCGGCGGCCCCGGAGCCCCTCGCGGTGCCCGTGTACGACAACCACGCGCACCTCGAGATCGCCGATGGTGACCAGCCCATGTCTCTCAAGACCCAGCTCGACCGGGCGGAGGCCGTCGGCGTCATCGGCGTCGTGCAGGCGTCCGGAGACATCGAGTCGTCCCGCTGGGCGGTCGAAGCCGCCGCGTCCGACCCCCGGGTCCTCGCCGCGGTCGCCATCCACCCGAACGATGCCCCGACGTACGCGGAGGAGGGGCGCCTCGACGAGGCGCTCGCGGTCATCGACGAGCTCGCCGCCCATCCGCGCACGCGCGCGATCGGCGAGACCGGGCTCGACTTCTTCCGCACCGAACCGGAGCGCCGTGCGCCGCAGTTCGCCTCCTTCGAGGCGCACATCGCGCTCGCGAAGAAGCACGGCATCGCGATGCAGATCCACGACCGGGATGCGCACGAGGCCGTGCTGGAGACGCTGACGCGGGTCGGGGCCCCCGAGCGCACCGTGTTCCACTGTTTCTCCGGCGACGAGGCGATGGCTCGGGTGTGCGCCGACGCGGGCTACTACCTGTCATTCGCCGGGAACGTGACGTTCAAGAACGCGCAGAACCTGCGCGACGCGCTGAAGGTCACCCCGCTCGATCGCCTCCTCGTCGAGACGGACGCTCCGTTCCTCACGCCGGTCCCGCTGCGGGGCCGCCCGAACGCGCCGTATCTCGTGCCGCTCACGGTGCGCTTCCTGGCCGCGGAGCTCGACTTGGACGTGGACGAGCTCTCCGCGCAGCTCGCCGAGAACACGCTGCGGGTCTACGGCTCGTTCGCCGGCTGA
- a CDS encoding 4-(cytidine 5'-diphospho)-2-C-methyl-D-erythritol kinase encodes MSLATSSGSVHVRAPGKINVYLGVGGRHDDGYHALATVFQAVSLYEDVIARESDDFSITVTGVEDDGSVPLDDRNLAMRAAKLLATATDHPGGVALQIRKSVPVAGGMGGGSADAAAALVACDALWGTGLSAARLHDLAARLGADVPFALHGGTAVGTGRGDQLNPALARGRFDWLLVTSDEGLSTPAVYTRLDELREEEGALADDPPLSLDVPIPVLQALRTGDAWQLADALHNDLQAAALDLRPDLAQTIERGVAAGALHGLVSGSGPTVALLCADPESAQAVQTTLREDGLDPLHVHGAVPGARIIG; translated from the coding sequence ATGAGCCTCGCCACGTCCTCCGGGTCCGTGCACGTGCGCGCGCCGGGGAAGATCAACGTCTACCTCGGTGTCGGCGGGCGCCATGACGACGGCTATCACGCCCTCGCGACGGTCTTCCAGGCGGTGTCGCTGTACGAGGACGTGATCGCCCGCGAGTCCGACGACTTCTCGATCACGGTGACCGGGGTGGAGGACGACGGCTCGGTTCCGCTCGACGACCGGAACCTCGCGATGCGGGCCGCCAAGCTGCTGGCGACGGCGACGGATCACCCCGGCGGGGTCGCGCTGCAGATCCGGAAGAGCGTCCCGGTCGCCGGCGGTATGGGCGGGGGCTCCGCGGACGCCGCGGCCGCCCTGGTCGCCTGCGACGCGCTGTGGGGCACGGGACTCTCCGCGGCGCGCTTGCACGATCTCGCGGCCCGGCTCGGTGCGGATGTCCCCTTCGCGCTGCACGGCGGCACCGCCGTGGGCACCGGTCGCGGCGATCAGCTGAACCCGGCGCTCGCCCGCGGGCGCTTCGACTGGCTGCTCGTGACCAGCGACGAGGGGCTGTCCACGCCCGCCGTGTACACCCGGCTCGACGAGCTGCGCGAGGAGGAGGGGGCGCTCGCCGACGATCCGCCGCTCTCGCTCGACGTGCCGATCCCGGTGCTGCAGGCGCTGCGCACCGGAGACGCCTGGCAGCTCGCCGACGCGCTCCACAACGACCTCCAGGCGGCCGCGCTCGACCTGCGACCGGATCTGGCGCAGACCATCGAACGCGGGGTCGCGGCCGGTGCGCTGCACGGTCTCGTGTCCGGTTCCGGGCCCACCGTGGCCCTCCTCTGCGCGGATCCCGAGTCCGCGCAGGCGGTGCAGACGACCCTCCGCGAGGACGGGCTCGATCCGCTGCACGTGCACGGCGCCGTCCCCGGAGCCCGCATCATCGGCTGA
- the rsmA gene encoding 16S rRNA (adenine(1518)-N(6)/adenine(1519)-N(6))-dimethyltransferase RsmA: protein MTVTLLGATEIRRLAAELDVTPTKKLGQNFVVDANTVRKIVQAARVQPGERVVEVGPGLGSLTLAILEAGAAVTAVEIDHRLAARLPQTADEHGVPEGMLTVVDADALRVTELPGEPTVLVANLPYNVSVPVLLHFLETFPYLQRGVVMVQAEVAERLAAKPGSKIYGSPSVKAAWYGEWKLTGNVSRQVFWPVPNVDSLLVGFDRSEGERGPVEERRRTFAIVDAAFNQRRKMLRQALSGLFGSSAAATEVLTAAGVAPTARGEDLTVDDYQRIAQHATAIEGSGISG from the coding sequence ATGACCGTCACCTTGCTCGGGGCCACCGAGATCCGCCGTCTGGCCGCCGAGCTCGATGTCACCCCCACCAAGAAGCTCGGACAGAACTTCGTCGTCGACGCGAACACCGTCCGCAAGATCGTCCAGGCCGCCCGTGTACAGCCGGGGGAGCGGGTGGTCGAGGTCGGACCGGGACTCGGGTCGCTGACCCTCGCGATCCTCGAGGCGGGGGCCGCCGTCACCGCCGTGGAGATCGACCACCGCCTGGCCGCCCGCCTGCCGCAGACCGCCGACGAGCACGGCGTGCCGGAGGGGATGCTCACGGTGGTCGACGCGGACGCCCTCCGCGTCACGGAGCTGCCCGGCGAGCCGACCGTCCTCGTCGCGAATCTGCCGTACAACGTGTCGGTGCCGGTCCTGCTGCACTTCCTGGAGACGTTCCCGTACCTGCAGCGGGGCGTCGTGATGGTGCAGGCGGAGGTGGCCGAGCGGCTCGCCGCGAAGCCGGGGTCGAAGATCTACGGCTCGCCGAGCGTCAAGGCCGCCTGGTACGGCGAGTGGAAGCTCACCGGGAACGTCTCCCGCCAGGTGTTCTGGCCGGTGCCGAACGTCGACAGCCTCCTCGTCGGCTTCGACCGCTCCGAGGGCGAGCGCGGCCCGGTGGAGGAGCGCCGGCGCACCTTCGCCATCGTGGACGCGGCCTTCAACCAGCGGCGCAAGATGCTCCGGCAGGCCCTCTCCGGCCTCTTCGGCAGCTCCGCCGCGGCGACGGAGGTGCTCACCGCCGCCGGCGTCGCGCCGACCGCCCGCGGGGAGGACCTCACGGTCGACGACTACCAGCGGATCGCCCAGCACGCAACGGCGATCGAGGGTTCCGGCATCAGCGGCTAA
- the metG gene encoding methionine--tRNA ligase, translated as MPAGDSFYITTPIYYPSDVPHIGHGYTTVAVDTLARWHRQAGDDTWMLTGTDEHGQKMLRAAAANGVTPQEWVDKLVSESWFPLLKTLDVANDDFIRTTQERHETNVQTFFQRLYDRGYIYAGEYEALYCVGCEEFKPESEIVDGTGPFEGLKVCAIHSKPLELLQEKNYFFKLSEFQDRLLELYKTEPDFVRPDSARNEVVSFVSQGLKDLSISRSTFDWGIPLPWDESHVIYVWVDALLNYATAVGYGSDEETFARRWPAYHVVGKDILRFHAVIWPALLMAAGLDVPKGVFAHGWLLVGGEKMSKSKLTGIAPTEITDVFGSDAYRFYFLSAIAFGQDGSFSWEDLSARYQAELANGFGNLASRTTAMIEKYFEGIVPPAAEYTEADLAIQRIVADAATKADAAIGQFRIDEAISAIWTIVDALNGYITENEPWALARDEDQRERLGTVLYTCAEGLRALAVLLSPVMPQSTEKLWIALGAAETLGRLQDQPIREAGAWGVLKPGTSVNGLAPLFPRVESTA; from the coding sequence ATGCCCGCTGGCGACTCCTTCTACATCACCACGCCCATCTACTACCCCTCCGATGTGCCGCACATCGGTCACGGGTACACGACGGTGGCCGTCGACACGCTCGCACGGTGGCACCGCCAGGCGGGCGACGACACCTGGATGCTGACGGGCACCGACGAGCACGGTCAGAAGATGCTGCGGGCCGCGGCCGCCAACGGCGTCACCCCGCAGGAGTGGGTCGACAAGCTCGTCAGCGAGAGCTGGTTCCCGCTGCTGAAGACCCTCGACGTCGCGAACGACGACTTCATCCGCACCACGCAGGAGCGGCACGAGACCAACGTGCAGACGTTCTTCCAGCGGCTCTACGACCGCGGGTACATCTATGCGGGCGAGTACGAGGCGCTCTACTGTGTGGGCTGCGAGGAGTTCAAGCCGGAGTCCGAGATCGTCGACGGCACCGGTCCCTTCGAGGGGCTGAAGGTCTGCGCCATCCACTCCAAGCCGCTCGAGCTGCTGCAGGAGAAGAACTACTTCTTCAAGCTCAGCGAGTTCCAGGACCGCCTGCTCGAGCTCTACAAGACCGAGCCCGACTTCGTGCGGCCCGATTCGGCGCGCAACGAGGTCGTCTCCTTCGTGAGCCAGGGCCTCAAGGACCTGTCGATCTCCCGCTCGACCTTCGACTGGGGCATCCCGCTGCCGTGGGACGAGTCGCACGTCATCTACGTGTGGGTCGACGCGCTGCTCAACTACGCCACGGCCGTCGGCTACGGCTCCGACGAGGAGACCTTCGCGCGCCGGTGGCCCGCCTACCACGTGGTCGGCAAGGACATCCTGCGCTTCCACGCTGTGATCTGGCCGGCGCTGCTGATGGCGGCGGGGCTCGATGTGCCGAAGGGCGTCTTCGCGCACGGCTGGCTGCTCGTGGGCGGCGAGAAGATGTCGAAGTCGAAGCTCACCGGCATCGCGCCGACCGAGATCACCGACGTCTTCGGTTCCGACGCGTACCGCTTCTACTTCCTGTCGGCGATCGCGTTCGGCCAGGACGGCTCGTTCTCCTGGGAGGACCTGTCCGCGCGGTACCAGGCCGAGCTCGCGAACGGCTTCGGCAACCTCGCCTCGCGCACGACCGCGATGATCGAGAAGTACTTCGAGGGCATCGTGCCGCCGGCGGCCGAGTACACCGAGGCCGACCTCGCGATCCAGCGGATCGTCGCGGACGCCGCGACGAAGGCGGACGCCGCGATCGGCCAGTTCCGCATCGACGAGGCGATCTCCGCGATCTGGACCATCGTCGACGCGCTCAACGGGTACATCACCGAGAACGAGCCGTGGGCGCTCGCCCGCGACGAGGACCAGCGCGAGCGTCTGGGCACCGTGCTCTACACGTGCGCCGAGGGGCTGCGGGCGCTGGCCGTGCTGCTGTCGCCGGTGATGCCGCAGTCGACCGAAAAGCTGTGGATCGCGCTCGGCGCCGCGGAGACCCTGGGGCGGCTGCAGGACCAGCCGATCCGCGAGGCGGGGGCCTGGGGCGTGCTGAAGCCGGGCACGAGCGTCAACGGCCTCGCGCCGCTGTTCCCGCGCGTGGAGTCCACGGCCTGA
- a CDS encoding MFS transporter, translating into MPSLGELIAPRRLGRDFRWLLASSWTSNIGDGVALAAAPLLIASMTSSPILVASGAILQFLPWLLFGLHAGAIADRFDRRRLVMTANAVRAVVLAALCVFLVTGTANIGIVLAVAFLYGTAEVFVDTAGSTLLPMLVKPADLGIGNARLQAGYLVANQFAGPPLGAFLFAAGSAWPFLVEVLCVTLAIVLISRMARTPVPPRETETHPPVHTDIAEGLRWLWRNPPVRMLVLIILVFNVTWAAPWGVLVLYATEHLQMGPVGYGALTTASAAGGILATLSFGWLERHVSFASLMRIVLSLEVLMHLAFALTTTGTVALVIMFFFGAYAFVWGTISTTVRQRLVPASLQGRVASVNMVGVFGGMIVGQALGGVIAQTWGLTAPWWFAFGGAAITLVLVWKPISHIVSAKPVAETGPEDVDPEGQPANEP; encoded by the coding sequence GTGCCCTCCCTCGGTGAACTGATCGCTCCGCGGCGCCTGGGCAGGGATTTCCGCTGGCTGCTCGCGTCGTCGTGGACGAGCAACATCGGAGACGGTGTGGCGCTGGCCGCCGCTCCCCTGCTCATCGCGTCGATGACGTCGTCGCCGATCCTCGTGGCCTCCGGCGCCATCCTGCAGTTCCTACCGTGGCTGCTCTTCGGACTGCACGCGGGGGCCATCGCCGACCGCTTCGATCGGCGGCGCCTGGTGATGACCGCCAACGCCGTGCGCGCCGTCGTGCTCGCGGCCCTCTGTGTGTTCCTCGTGACGGGAACCGCGAACATCGGGATCGTCCTCGCCGTCGCGTTCCTCTACGGCACCGCCGAGGTCTTCGTCGACACCGCGGGGAGCACATTGCTGCCGATGCTCGTGAAGCCGGCAGACCTCGGTATCGGGAACGCGCGCCTGCAGGCCGGGTATCTCGTCGCCAACCAGTTCGCCGGGCCGCCGCTGGGCGCGTTCCTCTTCGCCGCCGGGAGCGCATGGCCGTTCCTCGTCGAGGTGCTGTGCGTGACGCTCGCGATCGTCCTCATCTCCCGCATGGCCCGCACGCCCGTCCCGCCGCGGGAGACCGAGACCCACCCGCCGGTGCACACCGACATCGCGGAGGGTCTGCGCTGGCTGTGGCGCAATCCGCCGGTGCGCATGCTCGTGCTCATCATCCTCGTCTTCAACGTGACCTGGGCCGCGCCCTGGGGCGTGCTCGTGCTCTACGCCACCGAGCACCTGCAGATGGGGCCCGTGGGTTACGGCGCGCTCACCACGGCGTCCGCGGCGGGCGGCATCCTCGCGACGCTGAGCTTCGGCTGGCTGGAACGGCACGTGTCGTTCGCGAGCCTGATGCGCATCGTCCTCTCCCTCGAGGTGCTCATGCATCTCGCGTTCGCGCTGACCACCACGGGCACGGTGGCCCTCGTCATCATGTTCTTCTTCGGGGCGTACGCCTTCGTGTGGGGCACGATCTCCACGACCGTCCGGCAGCGCCTCGTCCCCGCTTCCCTCCAGGGGCGCGTGGCCTCGGTCAACATGGTCGGCGTCTTCGGCGGCATGATCGTCGGCCAGGCCCTCGGCGGCGTCATCGCGCAGACCTGGGGCCTGACGGCACCGTGGTGGTTCGCCTTCGGCGGGGCGGCGATCACCCTGGTGCTGGTGTGGAAGCCCATCTCGCACATCGTCAGTGCCAAGCCCGTCGCCGAGACCGGGCCCGAGGACGTCGATCCGGAGGGTCAGCCGGCGAACGAGCCGTAG